One window of the Pseudomonas knackmussii B13 genome contains the following:
- a CDS encoding MarR family winged helix-turn-helix transcriptional regulator yields the protein MMTSGSSGTQQFDAALRLMELSTAITRLFAARNQVLNRLAAPFGLTAVQVMALHHMSAIPACTPSTLVRSLVVDSSSVTRLLDRLEKKGMIQRAAQERADRPHDRRVIEIVLTERGNKAIDELKSHWRSALAELTEALKQSEIHALLRLPQLCNQDALQLDLDSKPLSLTEPRP from the coding sequence ATGATGACGAGTGGGTCAAGCGGCACACAGCAATTTGATGCGGCCCTTCGGCTGATGGAGCTTTCTACGGCCATCACGCGACTTTTTGCTGCACGGAATCAAGTGCTGAATCGCTTGGCTGCTCCATTTGGTTTGACTGCGGTTCAAGTGATGGCGCTACACCACATGTCGGCTATTCCAGCATGTACGCCCAGCACGTTGGTTCGTAGTCTGGTAGTCGATTCCTCTTCGGTGACGAGGCTGTTAGATCGGCTTGAGAAGAAGGGCATGATCCAGAGAGCGGCGCAAGAGCGCGCCGATCGCCCGCACGATCGAAGAGTGATCGAAATTGTTCTGACTGAGCGCGGAAACAAGGCGATAGACGAGTTGAAGTCTCATTGGCGCTCCGCGCTTGCGGAATTGACGGAGGCGCTCAAACAAAGCGAGATACATGCCTTATTGCGCCTGCCGCAATTGTGCAATCAGGACGCGCTTCAACTTGACCTCGATAGCAAACCGTTGTCCCTCACAGAACCACGGCCGTGA
- a CDS encoding LysR family transcriptional regulator: MELRHLRYFVALAEELHFTRAAERLHIEQPPLSRAIKELEDELGVLLFDRDRRGTRLTAAGTAFLQDTRRLFTVLEQARENAKAVAAGSRGSLRIAVSDGAIDPWLSDFLASCRAEEPDIEIRLSEVPLSEQLRGLRAGDFTLGFAHTAEVGEGIVAEPIWQDPLVIAVPVRHELLAHKAVPLHELGGHPLVLCDPQVCEGYCRELARLLLLLEREPNVVEHVSSLEMMLTLVSAGFGVGFTTATRVAVSPRPDVLTRPLAVDSAVITTYLLRLGGGDDVPASLERFIVRLRDLVRLRENLGG, translated from the coding sequence ATGGAGCTACGTCACCTTCGCTACTTTGTTGCCCTCGCTGAAGAACTGCATTTCACTCGTGCCGCCGAACGTCTGCATATCGAGCAGCCCCCCTTATCCCGGGCCATCAAGGAGTTGGAAGATGAGCTAGGGGTCTTGCTCTTTGATCGGGACCGCAGGGGAACCCGGTTGACCGCAGCAGGCACCGCGTTCCTGCAAGACACTCGCCGATTGTTCACCGTCCTGGAGCAAGCAAGAGAGAATGCCAAGGCCGTTGCGGCGGGCTCGCGAGGCAGCCTGCGCATCGCAGTATCCGATGGCGCGATCGATCCCTGGCTATCGGATTTTCTCGCCAGTTGCCGCGCTGAAGAGCCAGACATCGAGATCCGCTTGTCCGAGGTACCTTTGTCCGAGCAACTGCGTGGCCTGCGAGCCGGCGACTTCACCCTCGGGTTCGCGCACACGGCCGAAGTCGGCGAGGGCATTGTTGCTGAGCCGATCTGGCAAGACCCGCTGGTGATCGCAGTACCTGTCAGGCATGAGCTGCTTGCCCACAAGGCAGTCCCGCTCCATGAACTCGGCGGCCATCCCCTTGTACTCTGCGATCCACAGGTGTGCGAAGGTTACTGCCGTGAACTGGCTCGGCTTCTACTGCTTCTGGAGCGCGAACCGAATGTGGTCGAGCACGTATCTTCGCTGGAGATGATGCTTACCTTGGTCAGCGCGGGCTTTGGCGTCGGCTTCACGACGGCGACCAGGGTTGCTGTCAGTCCACGACCAGATGTGCTGACCCGCCCCCTGGCGGTGGATTCGGCAGTAATCACGACCTATCTGCTCCGACTCGGCGGCGGCGATGACGTGCCGGCGTCGTTGGAGCGCTTCATCGTTCGTCTGCGTGATCTCGTCCGCCTACGTGAGAATCTAGGTGGCTGA
- a CDS encoding substrate-binding domain-containing protein, translating into MHNATGQSPRLRLAIAPGAPSPQLSALLALQRAEEPDVALAFFEVSGRDLHAGLHDGRYDAGVSIQVSSDAALKAQPLWAECMAVAMPLRFPLLDQATLTIADLLDFALYRWQAEICSKLDERLSTPLPTGRQNIRYVTSFGLLATWVAAGYGVGVSAQSRIEHAHRWGITMRPLIDGPYEIVTHLQRPQEPTSSVVERFERRALQVARASAA; encoded by the coding sequence ATGCACAACGCTACCGGCCAGTCCCCCCGTCTCAGGCTCGCCATAGCGCCAGGCGCGCCGTCGCCACAGTTGTCGGCACTGCTGGCGCTGCAACGCGCGGAAGAGCCCGATGTCGCTCTCGCCTTCTTTGAGGTTTCAGGTCGCGATCTGCATGCGGGACTACATGACGGCCGTTACGACGCGGGGGTTTCAATTCAGGTATCGAGCGACGCGGCGCTTAAAGCGCAGCCGTTGTGGGCCGAGTGCATGGCCGTCGCCATGCCGCTACGATTTCCATTGCTTGATCAGGCGACACTCACGATCGCCGATCTGCTGGACTTCGCCCTGTATCGCTGGCAGGCGGAAATCTGTTCCAAGTTGGATGAGCGGCTTTCCACGCCCCTGCCGACAGGTCGACAGAACATCCGGTACGTCACTTCGTTTGGCCTGTTGGCCACGTGGGTCGCGGCCGGCTACGGCGTCGGGGTGTCCGCGCAATCGCGCATCGAGCACGCTCACAGATGGGGGATCACGATGCGGCCGCTCATCGATGGCCCCTACGAGATCGTGACACACCTGCAGCGGCCCCAGGAGCCAACCAGTTCCGTTGTGGAGCGATTCGAGCGAAGAGCGTTGCAGGTCGCAAGGGCGAGTGCTGCATAG
- a CDS encoding Bug family tripartite tricarboxylate transporter substrate binding protein, whose protein sequence is MLSRLSIRLVVWLGCVGLSLLAVTASAADYPSKPIRWIVPFPPGGAIDMVSRVLAQRVSQTLGQPVTVENRPGSGGIIGSAEVARSPADGYTLLVNSTGLAVDKWFYPNVAYDARKAFAPVALLATIPSVLVVPADSPYKDARSLLAYAKANPGKVSFASAGMGTSIHLAAALLAAQAGVDLLHVPYKGSTPAAADLIAGRVSMMVDSITAQQSFIKSGRVRALGVTSLQPAPSLPGIPPLAQAADQPKFEVLTWFGLFVPSRTSPDIVKVLNTAMNEALKTPEVQKALADIGASAQGGTSQALGVLWDNEIDRWGQLIVHHRLNTQ, encoded by the coding sequence ATGTTGTCTCGTTTATCAATTCGTTTGGTCGTCTGGCTAGGCTGCGTAGGCTTGAGCTTGCTGGCAGTAACGGCGAGTGCTGCAGACTACCCGAGCAAGCCCATTCGATGGATCGTTCCATTCCCGCCGGGCGGTGCAATCGACATGGTTTCTCGTGTCTTGGCCCAGCGCGTGTCGCAAACGCTGGGGCAGCCGGTGACAGTGGAGAATCGTCCGGGCTCGGGCGGGATCATCGGCAGCGCGGAGGTCGCGCGCTCCCCGGCTGACGGTTATACGCTGCTGGTGAACTCGACAGGGCTGGCAGTGGACAAGTGGTTTTATCCGAACGTCGCCTACGATGCTCGGAAAGCATTTGCCCCCGTGGCGCTGTTGGCAACTATCCCCAGCGTTCTAGTGGTGCCGGCTGATTCCCCATACAAGGATGCCAGGAGCCTACTAGCGTACGCAAAGGCCAACCCCGGTAAGGTGTCATTCGCCTCTGCAGGCATGGGGACGTCGATCCATCTGGCGGCCGCTCTGCTGGCCGCTCAGGCCGGGGTTGACCTGCTCCACGTGCCCTACAAAGGGAGCACGCCAGCTGCCGCCGACCTGATCGCGGGGCGAGTCTCCATGATGGTCGATTCGATCACCGCACAGCAGTCGTTTATCAAATCTGGACGGGTGCGTGCGCTGGGTGTCACCAGCTTGCAACCCGCGCCCTCATTGCCTGGGATTCCTCCCCTGGCGCAAGCAGCCGACCAACCGAAGTTCGAGGTCCTGACATGGTTTGGCTTATTTGTGCCGTCACGTACCTCGCCGGACATCGTCAAGGTGCTCAACACAGCAATGAATGAAGCACTGAAGACCCCGGAGGTACAAAAGGCGCTGGCGGATATCGGCGCTTCAGCGCAGGGGGGAACATCGCAAGCTCTGGGCGTCTTATGGGACAACGAGATCGACCGATGGGGCCAGTTGATCGTCCACCATCGACTCAACACCCAATGA
- a CDS encoding LysR substrate-binding domain-containing protein, translating to MEFRQLRYFIAVAEEGNIGAAARRLHISQPPITRQIQALEQDLGVVLFERTHRGVELTAAGTTFLEDARRLLHVTEISRVRSRAASRGEIGELRVAYFGTVVLHTLPLLLRQLLSVAPSATVSLTQMSKNRQIEALDAGTIDIGFGRFYPYQEGVVVRNVTNERLFLGAQKSRARSFGEQVHCSALRNEPLILFPREGRPSFADEVIGVFKNARVEPKVVAIVEDVNAAMALALAGVGVTIVPETVAMISWPDFGFTELVGSKATVPVSCIYRHDHIAPILKTFLNLLPIRESQ from the coding sequence ATGGAATTTCGGCAGCTTCGCTATTTCATCGCGGTCGCAGAAGAGGGAAATATCGGTGCTGCGGCAAGACGCCTGCATATTTCCCAGCCGCCCATTACCCGCCAAATACAGGCCCTGGAACAGGATCTCGGCGTGGTGCTGTTTGAACGCACGCACCGCGGCGTCGAATTGACGGCAGCGGGTACAACATTTTTAGAGGATGCCAGGCGCCTACTGCACGTTACCGAGATCTCAAGGGTGAGATCACGTGCAGCATCGCGCGGTGAAATCGGGGAATTGCGCGTCGCCTATTTCGGAACCGTCGTTTTGCATACGCTACCGCTACTGCTGCGGCAACTCTTGTCGGTTGCTCCCTCGGCAACTGTGTCCTTGACGCAGATGAGCAAGAACCGCCAGATTGAAGCGCTGGACGCTGGCACCATCGATATCGGGTTCGGGCGTTTCTACCCCTATCAGGAGGGTGTAGTTGTCCGAAACGTAACCAATGAGAGGCTATTTCTGGGTGCGCAAAAGTCGCGCGCTCGCTCGTTTGGTGAGCAAGTTCATTGCAGCGCGCTTCGTAACGAGCCCTTGATCCTGTTCCCGCGAGAAGGACGCCCCAGTTTCGCAGACGAAGTCATCGGCGTATTCAAAAACGCGCGAGTGGAGCCAAAGGTTGTCGCCATAGTTGAAGACGTCAATGCAGCCATGGCTCTGGCGTTGGCCGGCGTCGGCGTGACAATTGTTCCCGAGACAGTAGCCATGATTTCGTGGCCTGACTTCGGCTTCACTGAACTCGTGGGCTCCAAGGCCACTGTACCGGTCAGTTGTATCTACCGTCACGATCACATTGCGCCGATTCTGAAAACATTCTTGAACTTGCTACCTATTCGAGAATCGCAATAG
- a CDS encoding helix-turn-helix domain-containing protein, giving the protein MQKPTIQPGRPAGTSTYESEPALAFGQAVRVARVAQGIAQDEFASRAGISRSHMGKIERGEHVPTLPVILKIAMALRISAADLMAATEHYLGIGARTDS; this is encoded by the coding sequence ATGCAGAAGCCCACTATTCAGCCAGGCCGCCCCGCTGGCACATCGACGTATGAATCCGAACCAGCGTTGGCCTTCGGACAGGCCGTGCGCGTTGCGCGCGTCGCTCAAGGTATTGCTCAAGACGAATTTGCATCCCGGGCAGGCATCTCGCGCTCGCACATGGGCAAGATCGAGCGCGGGGAGCACGTGCCCACGCTTCCTGTCATATTGAAAATTGCCATGGCGCTCAGAATAAGCGCCGCTGACCTGATGGCTGCAACGGAGCACTACCTTGGCATCGGCGCCCGGACCGATTCTTGA
- a CDS encoding chlorocatechol 1,2-dioxygenase yields MDKRVAEVAGAIVEAVRKILLDKRVTEAEYRAGVDYLTEVAQTRETALLLDVFLNSTIIEGKAQRSRTSAPAIQGPYFLEGAPVVEGVLKTYDTDDHKPLIIRGTVRSDTGELLAGAVIDVWHSTPDGLYSGIHDNIPVDYYRGKLVTDSQGNYRVRTTMPVPYQIPYEGPTGRLLGHLGSHTWRPAHVHFKVRKDGFEPLTTQYYFEGGKWVDDDCCHGVTPDLITPETIEDGVRVMTLDFVIEREQAEQRKSATETVA; encoded by the coding sequence ATGGATAAACGAGTTGCCGAGGTCGCAGGCGCGATCGTCGAGGCAGTACGCAAAATTTTGCTGGACAAGCGCGTCACGGAAGCCGAATACCGCGCGGGTGTCGACTATCTCACCGAGGTCGCACAGACGCGGGAAACCGCGCTGCTTCTGGACGTTTTCCTGAACAGCACCATCATCGAAGGCAAGGCGCAGCGCTCGCGGACCTCTGCGCCTGCGATCCAGGGGCCGTACTTCCTGGAAGGTGCTCCTGTAGTTGAAGGCGTCCTCAAGACCTACGATACCGACGACCACAAACCGCTGATCATTCGCGGTACGGTGCGCTCGGACACGGGCGAGTTGCTCGCTGGCGCTGTCATCGACGTGTGGCACTCGACGCCTGATGGCTTGTACAGCGGGATCCACGACAACATCCCCGTGGACTACTACCGCGGAAAACTCGTGACGGATTCCCAGGGCAACTATCGCGTGCGCACCACGATGCCAGTGCCATACCAGATCCCCTACGAGGGGCCGACTGGGCGTCTGCTGGGCCACCTGGGCAGCCATACCTGGCGTCCGGCGCACGTGCACTTCAAGGTGCGCAAGGACGGTTTCGAACCGTTGACCACGCAATACTACTTCGAAGGGGGCAAATGGGTGGACGATGACTGCTGTCACGGCGTCACCCCCGACCTGATTACGCCCGAGACGATCGAGGACGGGGTGCGGGTCATGACCCTGGACTTCGTAATCGAGCGTGAGCAGGCCGAGCAACGCAAGTCGGCTACGGAGACAGTGGCATGA
- a CDS encoding TetR/AcrR family transcriptional regulator — MQMQRTNQVMTTLPPSSGELNAKALTVLRAARHVFLTHGFSAATTDMIQREAGVSKSTVYAHYANKEALFTAVIEAECAAFTNTVHGIEFRPGKLRETLTMLARAYLDIVLSPSGLAVFRVVIAEGPRFPKLARTFYLAGPQVMTTMVAEQLANAAASGEVDLGEIGRETAASLFINLVRGEPQLQCLTHPDAAPSSAQIDQWANAAVVTFMRAYGRREEASSKRSRS; from the coding sequence ATGCAGATGCAACGCACTAACCAAGTCATGACCACCTTGCCACCGAGCAGCGGCGAGCTGAACGCCAAGGCTCTTACCGTCCTGCGCGCGGCACGCCACGTCTTCCTGACCCATGGGTTCAGCGCGGCAACTACCGACATGATCCAGCGCGAGGCTGGGGTGTCGAAGTCCACGGTATACGCACACTACGCGAACAAGGAAGCCCTCTTCACAGCGGTGATCGAGGCCGAATGTGCGGCGTTCACGAACACGGTGCATGGCATCGAGTTCCGCCCTGGAAAGCTGCGAGAGACGTTGACCATGTTAGCCCGGGCCTACCTGGACATCGTGCTTTCGCCCAGCGGGTTGGCCGTCTTTCGCGTCGTGATCGCTGAAGGCCCGCGCTTTCCCAAGCTCGCACGGACGTTCTACCTGGCTGGCCCGCAGGTCATGACGACGATGGTGGCCGAGCAACTGGCTAACGCAGCGGCATCCGGTGAGGTCGATCTTGGTGAGATTGGCCGTGAGACGGCTGCCAGTCTGTTTATCAACCTGGTTCGGGGCGAGCCTCAGCTTCAGTGTCTGACCCATCCGGATGCCGCGCCTTCCTCGGCGCAGATTGACCAGTGGGCGAACGCGGCGGTGGTGACATTCATGCGTGCCTATGGCCGCCGTGAGGAAGCGTCCAGTAAACGCTCCCGATCATGA
- a CDS encoding muconate cycloisomerase family protein: MKIEAIDVTLVDVPASRPIQMSFTTVQKQSYAIVQIRAGGLVGIGEGSSVGGPTWSSECAETIKVIIETYLAPLLIGKDATNLRELQHLMERAVTGNYSAKAAIDVALHDLKARSLNLPLSDLIGGAIQQGIPIAWTLASGDTQRDIAIAEEMIERRRHNRFKIKLGVRSPADDLRHIEKIIERVGDRAAVRVDINQAWDENTASVWIPRLEAAGVELVEQPVARSNFDALRRLSADNGVAILADESLSSLASAFELARHHCVDAFSLKLCNMGGVANTLKVAAIAEASGIASYGGTMLDSSIGTAAALHVYATLPTMPFGCELLGPWVLADTLTQTQLEIKDFEIRLPSGPGLGVDIDPDKLRHFTRAG, from the coding sequence ATGAAGATCGAAGCGATCGATGTGACGCTGGTGGACGTCCCAGCTTCGCGTCCCATCCAGATGTCGTTTACCACGGTGCAGAAGCAGAGCTATGCGATCGTGCAGATCCGTGCGGGCGGGCTTGTCGGCATCGGCGAGGGCAGCAGCGTAGGTGGGCCGACTTGGAGTTCCGAATGCGCTGAAACCATCAAGGTCATCATCGAAACGTACTTGGCGCCGCTCCTGATCGGCAAGGACGCGACAAATCTGCGAGAGCTCCAGCACTTAATGGAGCGCGCCGTAACCGGAAACTATTCGGCCAAGGCGGCCATCGACGTTGCGCTGCATGATCTGAAGGCACGCTCTCTGAACCTGCCGCTGAGCGATTTGATCGGCGGCGCGATCCAGCAGGGCATCCCCATTGCCTGGACCCTGGCGAGCGGCGACACGCAGCGGGACATCGCAATCGCCGAGGAAATGATCGAGCGGCGCCGGCACAACCGGTTCAAGATCAAGCTTGGCGTGCGCTCCCCGGCAGATGATTTGCGCCATATCGAGAAGATTATCGAGCGCGTCGGTGACCGTGCTGCGGTGCGGGTCGATATCAACCAGGCCTGGGATGAGAACACGGCATCGGTGTGGATTCCGCGCCTGGAGGCGGCCGGTGTCGAACTGGTCGAACAGCCGGTGGCACGCAGCAACTTCGATGCGCTTCGGCGCCTGTCGGCCGACAACGGGGTGGCCATCCTGGCCGATGAAAGCCTGAGCTCGCTGGCGTCCGCCTTCGAACTGGCGCGCCATCATTGCGTCGACGCCTTCTCGCTGAAGCTGTGCAACATGGGCGGGGTGGCAAATACCCTCAAGGTCGCTGCGATCGCGGAAGCCTCGGGCATTGCGTCCTATGGGGGCACCATGTTGGATTCATCAATCGGCACCGCTGCTGCTCTCCATGTGTATGCCACATTGCCGACGATGCCCTTCGGATGTGAACTGCTAGGGCCCTGGGTGTTAGCCGACACGCTTACGCAGACCCAACTCGAGATCAAGGACTTCGAGATTCGGTTGCCCTCGGGTCCTGGGTTGGGTGTTGATATCGATCCGGACAAGCTGCGCCACTTCACCCGCGCGGGTTGA
- a CDS encoding dienelactone hydrolase family protein → MLTEGISIQSYDGHTFGALVGSPAKAPAPVIVIAQEIFGVNAFMRETVSWLVDQGYAAVCPDLYARQAPGTALDPQDEAQREQAYKLWQAFDMEAGVGDLEAAIRYARHQPYSNGKVGLVGYCLGGALAFLVAAKGYVDRAVGYYGVGLEKQLNKVPEVKHPALFHMGGQDHFVPAPSRQLITEGFGANPLLQVHWYEEAGHSFARTSSSGYVASAAALANERTLDFLAPLQSKKP, encoded by the coding sequence ATGTTGACTGAAGGGATATCGATTCAATCGTATGACGGGCATACATTCGGCGCGCTCGTGGGCTCGCCGGCCAAAGCGCCCGCTCCCGTGATTGTGATCGCTCAAGAAATATTTGGTGTGAACGCGTTCATGCGAGAAACGGTGTCATGGCTGGTCGACCAGGGGTATGCGGCAGTTTGCCCTGATCTGTACGCGCGCCAGGCGCCAGGTACAGCACTCGATCCGCAGGATGAGGCGCAGAGAGAGCAAGCCTACAAGCTCTGGCAGGCCTTCGACATGGAGGCCGGCGTGGGCGATCTGGAGGCTGCTATCCGCTATGCGCGACACCAACCCTACAGCAACGGCAAGGTGGGATTGGTGGGGTATTGCCTGGGCGGTGCGCTTGCCTTTCTAGTGGCCGCCAAAGGATACGTGGATCGCGCCGTAGGCTACTACGGTGTTGGACTGGAGAAGCAGCTCAACAAGGTCCCGGAAGTCAAGCATCCGGCGTTGTTTCACATGGGCGGCCAAGACCACTTCGTGCCCGCGCCAAGCCGCCAGCTGATTACTGAAGGCTTCGGTGCCAATCCATTGCTGCAAGTGCACTGGTACGAAGAGGCCGGACACTCGTTCGCCAGGACGAGCAGTTCGGGCTATGTGGCGAGTGCCGCGGCGTTGGCCAACGAACGTACACTGGATTTCCTGGCGCCCTTGCAGAGCAAGAAGCCATGA